One part of the Lytechinus pictus isolate F3 Inbred chromosome 3, Lp3.0, whole genome shotgun sequence genome encodes these proteins:
- the LOC135153482 gene encoding uncharacterized protein LOC135153482, whose translation MPCDASSEALAEYQAILEEIQCIMQQNRSSSVIIGGDLNVDLHNKERKKRAFNILDSFMAENDLVCLSRTLGDSEAYTYQSDDGTKRSNIDTFLTHSKSAGDFSNLLIYNDEPLNLSDHSPIKVTWSPASSTVSEARTHHTVPSNPLRRPKVKWKELSKQMIKELYTEPLDVASEDILVSLADVMPDENLLDFVTARLQSALVQTSMNLPHTKGNGRGKGKTEWSPEVEECYQRHINMWKDWKRSGEDKNSPVGVLSADLKKAFRAKLRQARAACRNGLLSRIEEADEHNDRLFYTLVKEQGPGSDVHQLNLGGLTYSGPDIIQGWTRHFQDLATPSVSSPTQVLNPTHPENIDSLVIHHPQGLDHLFTSKELSQAISSLRPGKASGPDNISPEHLMYTGCTTRILILIMMNWMIHLKHIPLSLKDGLVIPLFKGGNKNPTDPGNYRGITLTPVLGKLLELLVKPKLSQHLQEHQIPDPLQFGFQRERSCTLTGKALDLVIEVYKSLNQPLYIAMLDAQKVFDTVWQDGLLSKIAVTRPPTVLLDTISEFYNSCSSKVFWKHEVGPSFPVLQGVRQGGVLSPMLYTLYINDLIKRLREYHLGCSVGNLYVGVIAFADDIALLSNEPMELQQMLNVTFHYTKEWKYKINPSKSAIIVLNQDLLNSDNSWQINGEPIAQVSSHKHLGIVRTDNLQYDYAADAITKGYRSFYALVGTSPLGARVVPHVAAKLWKTFCVPRMIFGCSSIPFSRAMLNRLDKAQIHLFKRILGLPTTSADEAVYLLTDVIQISLLVTKEKLLLLGQILCTDMDRIERRMLLHGFCANTKSIQEWRNALQQLSLPPLDELVRNPPNYHLWKRMVQSAVIQVSEARQHNALTKKTSLSLWTRTPKPKAKDLYPGHISNPSLRSAITIRAQISCQVYLTQVRLAKIGKAPDDCCRLCMSACEDVEHLVATCPALAPVRQDLIQRVKANPNTKQFGPCFESTPALF comes from the coding sequence ATGCCTTGTGATGCCTCATCTGAAGCCCTCGCCGAATACCAGGCCATCTTAGAAGAAATCCAATGCATCATGCAGCAGAACAGGTCTAGCAGTGTCATCATTGGTGGTGACTTGAATGTGGATCTCCATAACAAGGAACGGAAAAAAAGAGCATTCAACATTCTTGACTCTTTCATGGCCGAGAACGACTTGGTGTGCCTATCAAGGACACTTGGGGACAGCGAGGCCTACACTTATCAAAGTGATGATGGCACCAAACGGTCCAACATTGACACTTTTTTAACCCACAGCAAGTCTGCTGGTGACTTCTCCAACCTCCTGATCTACAATGATGAACCCCTCAACCTGTCTGACCATTCTCCTATCAAGGTAACCTGGTCACCTGCATCATCTACTGTATCCGAAGCAAGGACTCACCACACAGTTCCCAGCAACCCTCTCCGCCGTCCAAAAGTCAAGTGGAAGGAGTTGTCAAAACAGATGATCAAGGAGCTGTATACAGAACCTCTTGATGTAGCTTCGGAGGACATTCTTGTTTCCCTTGCGGACGTTATGCCTGATGAGAATCTCCTTGACTTTGTTACTGCCAGACTGCAGTCAGCCCTTGTTCAGACCTCTATGAATCTTCCTCACACAAAAGGGAATGGTAGAGGTAAAGGGAAGACTGAGTGGAGTCCCGAAGTGGAGGAGTGTTATCAAAGGCACATCAACATGTGGAAAGACTGGAAAAGATCTGGAGAGGACAAGAACAGTCCAGTTGGTGTGTTATCTGCCGATTTGAAAAAAGCCTTTCGTGCTAAGCTTAGGCAGGCAAGAGCTGCCTGCAGGAATGGTCTTCTGTCAAGAATTGAGGAAGCCGACGAACACAACGACAGGCTGTTCTATACACTAGTGAAAGAACAAGGCCCTGGCTCTGATGTGCACCAACTCAACCTTGGAGGTCTCACCTACTCTGGGCCCGATATCATCCAGGGATGGACTCGGCATTTCCAGGACCTTGCCACCCCATCTGTCTCCAGTCCTACACAGGTTCTGAATCCAACACATCCTGAGAATATAGACTCCCTTGTTATACACCATCCACAAGGGCTTGACCATCTCTTCACTTCGAAGGAGCTGTCCCAGGCCATCTCTTCCTTGAGGCCTGGCAAAGCTAGTGGTCCGGACAACATCTCTCCTGAGCACCTAATGTACACTGGTTGCACCACTAGGATCCTTATCCTCATCATGATGAACTGGATGATACATCTGAAGCACATTCCTCTCAGTCTTAAAGATGGCCTTGTCATCCCTCTCTTCAAAGGTGGGAACAAGAATCCAACAGACCCAGGAAACTATAGGGGCATCACTCTGACTCCAGTCTTAGGGAAGTTGTTGGAGTTGTTGGTAAAGCCCAAACTTTCCCAACACTTACAAGAACACCAAATTCCAGACCCGTTGCAATTTGGCTTCCAACGAGAGAGGTCCTGTACTCTTACAGGTAAAGCACTCGACCTTGTCAtcgaagtgtacaagtccctcAACCAACCTTTGTACATAGCTATGTTGGATGCCCAGAAAGTATTCGACACGGTCTGGCAAGATGGTCTCCTTTCGAAGATAGCAGTGACTCGTCCACCTACAGTGCTGCTTGATACAATTTCTGAATTTTACAACAGCTGTTCAAGCAAGGTTTTCTGGAAACATGAAGTTGGTCCCTCCTTTCCTGTCCTCCAAGGAGTAAGGCAGGGGGGAGTGCTTTCCCCCATGCTGTACACTCTCTACATCAACGACCTCATCAAGCGTCTGAGGGAGTATCATCTTGGCTGCTCAGTCGGCAACCTATATGTTGGGGTCATAGCCTTCGCGGATGACATTGCACTTCTTAGCAATGAGCCCATGGAACTGCAGCAGATGTTGAATGTCACTTTCCATTACACTAAGGAGTGGAAGTACAAGATCAACCCCTCCAAGAGTGCAATCATCGTGCTCAATCAAGACCTTCTGAACAGTGACAACTCTTGGCAGATCAATGGTGAACCGATTGCACAGGTCTCCTCACACAAGCACCTTGGCATCGTCAGGACTGACAATCTTCAGTATGACTACGCTGCTGATGCTATCACAAAGGGATACAGATCATTTTATGCCCTTGTGGGAACCTCACCACTGGGAGCAAGGGTAGTTCCCCATGTCGCTGCAAAACTATGGAAAACTTTTTGTGTTCCCAGGATGATCTTCGGCTGCTCCAGCATTCCCTTCTCAAGGGCAATGTTGAATCGCCTAGATAAGGCACAGATTCACCTATTTAAGCGGATTCTGGGTCTACCAACAACATCAGCCGACGAAGCAGTATATCTTCTCACTGACGTAATCCAAATTAGCCTGTTGGTCACCAAGGAAAAGCTCCTACTTCTGGGACAGATCTTGTGCACCGACATGGACAGGATAGAACGAAGGATGCTTCTTCATGGTTTCTGTGCCAACACCAAATCCATACAAGAATGGCGTAATGCACTTCAACAACTTAGCCTTCCCCCACTTGATGAACTTGTAAGGAATCCCCCTAACTACCATCTGTGGAAGCGAATGGTTCAGTCGGCAGTGATTCAGGTGTCTGAGGCCAGGCAGCACAACGCCCTCACCAAGAAGACATCCTTGTCCTTATGGACTAGAACACCTAAACCAAAGGCGAAGGATCTGTACCCTGGGCACATTTCCAATCCAAGTCTGCGGTCAGCCATCACCATCCGTGCCCAGATCTCCTGTCAAGTCTATCTGACCCAAGTCCGGCTCGCCAAGATTGGCAAAGCACCTGATGATTGCTGTCGTCTGTGCATGTCAGCCTGCGAGGATGTGGAACATCTGGTTGCTACCTGTCCAGCCCTAGCACCTGTCCGACAGGACCTTATCCAGCGGGTTAAAGCTAATCCCAACACCAAGCAGTTCGGACCATGCTTTGAATCCACCCCTGCTCTTTTT